The Flammeovirgaceae bacterium genome contains a region encoding:
- a CDS encoding polysaccharide biosynthesis C-terminal domain-containing protein — MSAIKKLAGETALYGLGTIVPRLFNFLLLPLHTAVFAPEAYGVITYLYAFVAFINVVYMWGMETAYFRFATKPGADAVQVFNLAQTVVVTISFSFSLLFIAFKFPIASYLNINGNEHYVTWLAGIMAIDALVAIPFARLRLEKKPKTFAAAKITSVALLLILNYYFLKVNYQEEIGIGYVFLANLMGNAVLIIFFVKQLAAWRPAYHREITPAMFRYAYPVMLTGVAGMVNEMFSRITLEWWLPENFYPGKPSAYALGVFGACYKYAVFMSLAVQAFRFAAEPFFFSHAQDKHSPNLFARVNHYFVIAGCLILLGVSLNLDLLKYILGDPQYWEGLVIVPILLTAYLFLGIYYNLSVWFKLTDKTYFGTLFSVGGAVITVAANYMLIPVLGYVGSSIAALLCYVSMTIACYKTGQAYFPIPYRIGKSLLYIVVALVLIYIGTWIPIERYWLAMLFHNSLVLGYGGLVYFLERSAAQPTV, encoded by the coding sequence ATGAGCGCCATTAAAAAACTTGCAGGCGAAACAGCTCTTTACGGATTGGGCACCATTGTTCCACGCCTGTTTAATTTTTTGCTGTTGCCGTTGCACACCGCTGTGTTTGCCCCCGAGGCCTATGGTGTTATCACCTATCTCTATGCGTTTGTGGCATTCATCAACGTAGTGTATATGTGGGGTATGGAAACCGCGTACTTCCGGTTTGCCACCAAACCGGGTGCCGATGCAGTACAGGTGTTTAATCTCGCACAAACGGTTGTTGTTACCATCAGTTTTTCCTTCTCCTTATTATTTATTGCATTTAAGTTTCCAATAGCCTCTTATCTCAATATAAACGGTAATGAGCACTATGTTACCTGGCTTGCCGGCATCATGGCTATTGATGCACTGGTAGCCATCCCTTTTGCACGATTACGCTTAGAAAAAAAACCAAAAACGTTTGCGGCTGCAAAAATCACAAGTGTGGCACTGTTGCTGATATTGAACTACTACTTTCTAAAAGTGAACTACCAAGAAGAAATAGGTATAGGGTACGTCTTCCTGGCTAACCTAATGGGCAATGCGGTACTCATAATCTTTTTTGTAAAACAGTTGGCAGCATGGAGGCCCGCCTATCACCGCGAAATTACACCGGCCATGTTTCGCTACGCCTACCCGGTAATGCTTACCGGTGTGGCCGGCATGGTTAACGAAATGTTTTCGCGCATTACCTTAGAATGGTGGCTGCCGGAAAATTTTTATCCGGGAAAACCTTCAGCCTATGCCTTAGGTGTTTTCGGGGCTTGCTACAAATATGCTGTATTTATGAGCCTCGCTGTGCAGGCTTTTCGGTTCGCAGCCGAACCGTTTTTCTTTTCGCACGCACAGGATAAACACTCGCCCAACCTGTTCGCGCGGGTCAATCATTACTTTGTTATTGCCGGCTGTCTCATTCTGCTGGGGGTAAGTCTTAACTTAGACCTGCTGAAGTATATTCTGGGCGATCCACAGTATTGGGAAGGCTTAGTGATCGTTCCTATTCTGTTAACCGCTTATCTCTTCCTGGGTATTTACTATAATTTATCGGTTTGGTTTAAACTAACCGATAAAACTTATTTTGGAACACTGTTTTCCGTTGGCGGGGCAGTTATAACTGTCGCAGCCAATTATATGCTTATTCCTGTTTTAGGGTATGTCGGCAGCAGCATAGCCGCGCTGCTCTGTTACGTAAGCATGACGATAGCCTGTTATAAAACGGGGCAAGCGTACTTTCCTATACCATACCGCATCGGTAAATCGCTACTCTATATAGTAGTTGCACTGGTCCTTATCTACATCGGTACCTGGATACCGATTGAAAGGTACTGGTTAGCCATGCTTTTCCATAACAGCCTGGTGCTTGGGTATGGCGGGCTTGTATATTTTTTAGAACGATCCGCAGCCCAACCAACCGTATAA
- a CDS encoding tetratricopeptide repeat protein codes for MKLYINLLLLLCAVLCSTPGVSQKRKRTDTPSLAGVKSREAEFYFTEAEKYFILEDYSKALDYYQKVLEINPENATVHYKIADVLSRGNRTDDMLRASVSIEQALKLERKNKYFYLLGANIYMGLSRHERAAQLFEGMLHEVPNTQEYLYELAVIYQYAGKPEEAIKAYNRAETFFGINETSSLQKQRLYLELGKTKEAITEGEKLLQAFPDEERLATGVAENLSQYNFKTQAITLLEKFTADNAVAPHASMFLAGLYRDTNQEDKARKLLRNVFDDPEVDLTNKLVVLSAYNEELNQLRSKNATDPAKETFALELLAHLKNNYPDEPNVFILGGDLYLAVGKNNEAREEYQKAVQSGEVNFEVWQNLLYIEMQAGNWNAVISHTEKALEYYPNQAMLYYFRGTAFLQRRNYRDAIGTLEQSKKLAAANPAMTAEINSMLGDAYNAVKDYAKSDMAYEDALAFNPNNDVVLNNYSYFLALRKANLERAEKLAAQLIRDHPDNPTYLDTYAWVLYARQKYKEARKVMERFISGGQANATHFEHYGDILFQLGEVATAVKQWEKARQLLQAPSEALNKKIADRKLYE; via the coding sequence TTGAAGCTGTACATCAATTTGCTATTGTTACTCTGCGCTGTACTGTGCAGTACCCCTGGCGTTTCACAAAAAAGAAAGCGAACCGATACCCCTTCGCTGGCCGGTGTAAAATCGCGCGAAGCTGAATTTTATTTTACCGAAGCTGAAAAATATTTTATCCTGGAGGACTACTCCAAAGCGCTGGACTACTACCAAAAAGTACTGGAGATAAATCCGGAAAATGCAACCGTGCATTACAAAATTGCCGATGTACTTTCAAGGGGTAATCGTACTGACGATATGCTGCGTGCTTCCGTAAGCATTGAGCAGGCACTGAAGTTGGAACGCAAAAACAAATACTTTTACCTCCTTGGGGCCAACATCTATATGGGGCTCTCACGGCATGAGCGTGCTGCCCAATTATTTGAGGGCATGCTGCACGAGGTACCTAATACGCAAGAGTACCTGTATGAACTGGCCGTGATTTATCAATATGCCGGTAAACCCGAAGAAGCCATTAAGGCTTACAACCGGGCTGAAACTTTTTTTGGCATTAACGAAACCTCCTCTCTTCAAAAGCAACGGCTTTATCTGGAATTGGGCAAAACAAAAGAAGCAATAACCGAGGGAGAAAAATTGCTGCAGGCATTTCCGGATGAGGAACGACTGGCCACGGGCGTTGCCGAAAACCTGTCACAGTACAATTTTAAAACACAGGCCATTACCCTCCTTGAAAAATTTACTGCCGACAATGCCGTTGCACCTCATGCTTCGATGTTCCTGGCAGGGCTCTACCGCGATACCAACCAGGAAGACAAAGCCCGTAAATTATTGCGCAATGTATTTGACGATCCGGAAGTTGACCTGACCAACAAACTGGTGGTTTTAAGTGCATACAATGAAGAATTAAACCAATTACGTTCAAAGAATGCCACCGACCCGGCTAAGGAAACCTTTGCCCTCGAACTACTAGCCCATCTAAAAAACAATTATCCGGATGAACCCAATGTATTCATACTGGGTGGCGACCTGTACCTGGCCGTTGGAAAAAATAACGAAGCCAGAGAAGAATATCAGAAAGCCGTACAATCGGGTGAAGTAAACTTCGAAGTATGGCAAAACCTGTTGTACATCGAAATGCAGGCCGGTAATTGGAATGCCGTGATCAGTCATACTGAAAAGGCCCTGGAGTATTACCCCAACCAGGCCATGTTGTACTATTTCCGCGGAACAGCTTTTCTTCAGAGAAGAAATTACCGTGACGCCATTGGTACCCTGGAGCAAAGTAAAAAACTGGCTGCCGCCAACCCGGCCATGACGGCCGAAATTAACAGTATGCTGGGCGATGCATACAATGCGGTTAAAGATTATGCCAAATCCGATATGGCCTATGAAGATGCCCTCGCGTTTAATCCAAACAACGATGTGGTGTTAAACAACTATAGTTATTTCCTTGCCCTTCGAAAGGCCAACCTGGAACGAGCCGAAAAACTGGCTGCCCAGTTAATCAGAGATCATCCGGATAACCCAACCTACCTGGATACCTATGCCTGGGTATTGTACGCCCGCCAGAAATACAAAGAAGCACGCAAAGTGATGGAGCGCTTCATTTCAGGCGGACAGGCTAATGCCACACACTTCGAACACTATGGCGACATCCTTTTTCAACTTGGTGAAGTGGCTACTGCAGTGAAGCAGTGGGAAAAGGCCCGACAATTGCTGCAGGCGCCCAGTGAAGCACTCAATAAAAAAATAGCCGACCGTAAATTATATGAATAA
- a CDS encoding DUF4292 domain-containing protein has product MNNRARLWFLVVSVLLASCSKKAVPLTGGSPKESLAIEEIDFDYFHGKARMVLKDGNKEREVKANIRVRKDSVIWMNFTVIGVQGGRVLINKDSITVISNVDKEYYVFDYTELSKQFNFNVTYQVIQSAFLGNLLITRNEADEVEQKSATFLLKQSSGTVDVLNYISATTMKIQKVELKENNTHNTLTINYGNFQPVGNKVFPYNGTITLLYKSPTGLLNTTIIFEYNKAEVGDKELKFPFNIPKKYDRR; this is encoded by the coding sequence ATGAATAACCGGGCACGCCTGTGGTTTTTAGTCGTTTCGGTATTGCTGGCTTCGTGCAGCAAAAAAGCCGTTCCACTTACCGGAGGCTCACCCAAGGAATCATTGGCCATTGAAGAGATCGACTTCGACTATTTTCATGGCAAAGCCCGCATGGTTTTGAAGGATGGAAACAAAGAACGCGAAGTAAAAGCCAACATCCGCGTACGCAAAGACAGTGTCATCTGGATGAACTTTACCGTAATCGGAGTGCAGGGCGGCCGGGTACTAATTAATAAAGACAGCATTACGGTTATCAGCAATGTGGACAAAGAGTATTACGTTTTTGATTATACCGAACTTTCAAAACAATTTAACTTCAACGTAACCTACCAGGTTATTCAGTCGGCTTTTCTGGGCAACCTGCTGATTACCCGCAACGAAGCGGATGAAGTAGAACAGAAGAGCGCTACCTTCCTCCTCAAACAATCCTCCGGAACGGTGGACGTTCTTAATTATATCAGTGCAACCACCATGAAAATTCAGAAGGTGGAGTTAAAAGAAAACAATACGCACAACACCTTAACGATTAACTACGGAAATTTTCAACCGGTGGGTAATAAAGTCTTTCCGTACAACGGCACCATTACTCTGCTCTACAAATCGCCAACCGGGCTGCTCAACACAACCATTATTTTTGAGTACAATAAGGCCGAAGTAGGCGATAAGGAATTAAAGTTTCCATTCAACATTCCGAAGAAGTATGATCGCAGGTAA
- a CDS encoding peptidoglycan DD-metalloendopeptidase family protein encodes MIAGKGLLGACLLSVLLFSAGAQHKNKAQLQKEKQQQLEKIKEVEKILSETTVKKKNTLGELNAINQRIRIQEELIHSIKEEINLLNKEIADNNGIILALEEDLVKLKDEYARMLFAAQKANNSATRLTFLFSAQTFDQLVMRLRYMKQYGEKRKLQAEAITRVQEEIIGQTRQIESKRTEKNTLLSDELKESNQLADLKKKQNQVVKSLEKEEKSLKKDLEETRKAVARLDKMISDLIKEEMERAAREARAKSNTSANLALSATFEENRRKFPWPVTGFVSMGFGRQNHPVLKGVVVDNQGLTIQTKGGEKVKTIFDGVVREVADLKMIGLTVLISHGEYYSVYAGLREVFVRKGDRVTTNQEIGEVLSNSEGISELRFQIRKNTTALDPQQWLRN; translated from the coding sequence ATGATCGCAGGTAAAGGTTTACTGGGCGCATGCCTGCTTTCGGTACTCCTGTTTTCTGCCGGGGCCCAGCACAAAAACAAAGCGCAGCTTCAAAAAGAAAAACAGCAACAACTCGAAAAAATCAAAGAGGTTGAAAAAATCCTGTCTGAAACCACGGTAAAAAAAAAGAATACCCTGGGCGAACTCAATGCCATTAACCAGCGCATCCGCATCCAGGAAGAACTCATCCACTCCATCAAGGAAGAAATCAACCTGCTCAATAAAGAAATTGCCGATAACAACGGCATTATACTGGCCCTCGAAGAAGATTTAGTAAAATTGAAGGACGAATATGCACGCATGCTGTTTGCTGCTCAAAAAGCCAACAACAGCGCTACCCGGTTAACCTTTCTGTTTTCAGCGCAAACCTTTGACCAACTGGTTATGCGCCTGCGTTACATGAAGCAATACGGTGAAAAAAGAAAACTGCAGGCCGAAGCCATTACGCGCGTACAGGAAGAAATCATCGGGCAAACCCGGCAAATTGAATCCAAGCGAACCGAAAAAAATACCCTGCTCAGCGATGAGTTGAAAGAAAGCAACCAACTGGCCGACCTTAAAAAGAAACAAAACCAGGTCGTTAAATCGCTGGAAAAGGAAGAGAAATCATTAAAAAAAGATCTGGAAGAAACCCGCAAAGCCGTTGCGCGACTTGATAAAATGATTAGCGACCTTATTAAAGAGGAAATGGAACGTGCAGCGCGCGAAGCCCGGGCCAAAAGCAATACCAGCGCAAACCTGGCACTTTCCGCAACCTTTGAAGAAAACCGAAGAAAATTCCCCTGGCCCGTAACTGGTTTTGTTTCCATGGGCTTTGGCCGGCAAAATCACCCTGTATTAAAAGGCGTAGTGGTAGACAACCAGGGGCTCACCATCCAGACTAAAGGGGGCGAAAAAGTAAAAACCATCTTCGATGGCGTAGTGCGCGAAGTAGCCGACCTGAAGATGATTGGGCTAACGGTGCTTATCAGTCATGGCGAATATTACTCAGTATATGCCGGGCTGCGCGAAGTATTTGTGCGCAAAGGCGACCGGGTAACCACCAACCAGGAAATTGGTGAGGTGCTTTCGAACAGTGAAGGTATTTCAGAACTGCGTTTCCAGATACGCAAAAATACCACCGCCCTGGACCCCCAGCAGTGGCTTCGGAACTGA
- a CDS encoding twin-arginine translocase TatA/TatE family subunit yields MNAMLLFGMPGGAEWIIIALAVLIFFGAKKIPEFAKGLGRGIREFKDAVKDVKKEVDEAGKEVPKKIEE; encoded by the coding sequence ATGAACGCAATGCTGTTGTTTGGAATGCCCGGTGGCGCTGAATGGATCATCATCGCCCTGGCTGTGCTGATTTTCTTTGGGGCAAAAAAAATTCCTGAGTTTGCCAAAGGCTTAGGCCGGGGCATCCGCGAGTTTAAAGATGCCGTGAAGGATGTTAAAAAAGAAGTAGACGAAGCCGGCAAGGAAGTACCTAAAAAAATCGAGGAGTAG
- the gatA gene encoding Asp-tRNA(Asn)/Glu-tRNA(Gln) amidotransferase subunit GatA has translation MSPYATFRDLQHDLINGTLTCRSLVAHYLQNINSNAHLNAFLSVYEEEALTRADDIDRKIKNGTAGKLAGLVVGIKDMLAYAGHPLQAASKILKGYKPPYNSTLVQRLLDADALIIGRQNCDEFGMGSSNENSAFGKVLNGLDTNRVPGGSSGGSAVAVQMDMCRISLGSDTGGSVRQPAAFCGVIGLKPTYSRISRYGLVAYASSFDCIGIIGTHPEDIALVLEVVAGNDDYDSTVSSSTVPSYSLLIQQKQEQPFTIGYIQETLQADALQPEIRDAVAGTIEKLKAQGHAVKPVTFPYQDYLLPTYYILATAEASSNLSRYDGVRYGYRGQAASDLDSLYKKSRSEGFGNEVKRRILLGNFVLTSDFYDSYYTKAQQVRRLIRESTRQLLTEVDVLLTPATPTTAFPVNQPTKDPVETYLADIFSVQANVAGVPAISVPCGKDEAGLPIGLQAIANDFMEDKLLRFATLISKLN, from the coding sequence TTGAGCCCCTACGCAACCTTTCGCGACTTACAACACGATCTGATTAACGGCACTCTTACCTGCAGAAGCCTGGTGGCGCACTACCTGCAGAACATCAACTCAAACGCACACCTCAATGCCTTTCTGAGTGTTTACGAGGAAGAAGCATTAACCCGTGCAGACGATATTGACAGAAAAATAAAAAACGGCACTGCCGGAAAACTGGCGGGCCTGGTAGTCGGTATCAAAGACATGCTCGCCTATGCCGGCCATCCCCTGCAAGCCGCCAGTAAAATTCTTAAGGGCTATAAACCGCCTTACAACAGTACCCTTGTTCAGCGATTGCTGGATGCCGATGCGCTCATCATCGGGCGGCAAAACTGCGATGAATTCGGCATGGGGTCATCCAATGAAAATTCGGCTTTTGGAAAGGTGCTCAACGGGTTGGATACCAACCGCGTGCCGGGTGGTTCCTCAGGAGGCTCGGCTGTTGCCGTGCAAATGGATATGTGCAGGATTTCGCTGGGCTCTGATACGGGCGGCTCCGTTCGCCAGCCCGCTGCTTTTTGCGGAGTTATCGGACTTAAACCCACCTATTCACGCATATCGCGATACGGCCTGGTTGCGTATGCCTCCTCCTTTGATTGCATTGGCATTATCGGCACTCATCCGGAAGATATCGCACTTGTACTGGAAGTGGTGGCGGGCAATGATGACTACGACAGCACCGTTTCCAGTTCAACGGTTCCGAGTTATTCCCTGCTTATTCAGCAAAAACAGGAGCAGCCATTCACCATCGGTTACATACAGGAAACTTTACAAGCCGATGCCCTTCAGCCTGAAATCCGCGATGCCGTTGCTGGTACAATCGAAAAACTAAAAGCGCAGGGCCATGCCGTTAAACCGGTAACGTTTCCCTATCAGGATTATCTGTTGCCCACGTACTACATACTGGCAACAGCCGAGGCCAGTTCAAACCTTTCGCGTTATGATGGTGTGCGTTACGGATATCGCGGGCAGGCCGCATCAGATTTGGATTCGCTTTACAAAAAAAGCCGCTCCGAAGGTTTCGGCAACGAAGTAAAACGCAGAATACTGCTCGGTAATTTTGTGTTGACATCCGATTTTTATGATTCGTATTACACCAAAGCCCAACAGGTGCGCAGGTTAATTCGCGAATCAACCCGGCAACTACTCACTGAAGTAGATGTACTGCTAACGCCTGCCACACCCACCACTGCCTTTCCGGTGAACCAACCCACAAAAGATCCGGTTGAAACATACCTGGCCGACATTTTTTCCGTTCAGGCCAATGTGGCCGGTGTTCCGGCTATTTCCGTACCTTGCGGTAAGGATGAAGCCGGTTTACCCATTGGATTACAGGCTATAGCCAATGATTTTATGGAAGATAAGCTGCTTCGGTTTGCTACCCTGATTAGTAAATTAAATTAA
- a CDS encoding LysM peptidoglycan-binding domain-containing protein, translated as MRSIGLSVMLIFLLTVFGQAQSVIADTLEMETAAVGWLYTDTAAYSYYALPFDIEYIPGDDAPALIKERLTLIRQTIPLHYNERVHAFINYFTVRDREYTRMVARRRNLYFPLFEKYLAHYKLPDELKYLAIVESGLNPKAVSRARAVGLWQFMYSTGRHYGLQVDWYVDQRMDPEKSTDAACRYLRDLYSLFNDWELALAAYNAGPGNVKKAIRRSGYKRSFWEIYPYLPRETRSYVPQFVAILYTMNYLAEHNFNNQESESLPPYDTLLLSKFLHFETFANLTGTCLEDMQKLNPEYTRNAVPDAARAYSVKIPSVIVEELTQNRNAILDSASKAGKREILSLAQATDAGIYGRNRVVYYVKTGDVLGSIAQRYRVRVADIQQWNNLSGTTIRTGQRLIIWTKPPVNSPAVAANSNPAPQPLADTKIYTVQPGDTLWLIARKFEGLTIEKIKALNNLNSNTIKPGQTLILSR; from the coding sequence GTGAGAAGTATTGGGCTAAGTGTAATGCTGATTTTTTTGCTGACGGTCTTCGGGCAGGCACAGTCGGTCATTGCCGATACGCTGGAAATGGAAACAGCCGCAGTGGGCTGGTTATACACTGATACGGCTGCCTACTCTTATTATGCACTTCCGTTTGACATCGAATATATTCCGGGCGATGATGCACCGGCCCTGATAAAAGAACGACTTACCTTAATCCGTCAAACGATTCCTCTTCACTACAACGAACGGGTGCATGCTTTCATTAATTATTTTACTGTGCGCGACCGGGAATACACACGCATGGTGGCCCGCAGAAGAAACCTTTATTTCCCGCTCTTCGAAAAATACCTGGCTCACTACAAGTTGCCCGATGAATTAAAATACCTGGCCATCGTTGAATCGGGCTTAAATCCAAAAGCTGTTTCGCGGGCACGGGCTGTCGGGCTTTGGCAATTCATGTATTCCACCGGCCGGCATTACGGCCTGCAGGTTGACTGGTATGTTGACCAGCGGATGGACCCGGAAAAATCAACCGATGCGGCATGTCGCTACCTGCGCGATCTCTACAGCCTGTTTAACGACTGGGAACTGGCCCTGGCTGCTTACAACGCGGGCCCCGGCAATGTAAAAAAAGCCATCAGGCGCTCAGGCTATAAGCGGTCATTCTGGGAAATCTATCCCTACCTGCCGCGCGAAACCCGTTCGTACGTGCCGCAATTTGTTGCGATACTATATACCATGAATTACCTGGCCGAACATAATTTCAACAACCAGGAAAGTGAATCGCTGCCGCCTTACGATACACTGCTGCTATCGAAATTTTTGCACTTTGAAACTTTTGCAAACCTAACAGGCACGTGCCTGGAGGATATGCAAAAACTAAATCCGGAATATACGCGCAATGCTGTGCCGGACGCAGCACGTGCTTACTCAGTAAAAATTCCCTCCGTTATTGTAGAAGAATTGACTCAGAACCGAAACGCTATTCTTGATTCCGCATCGAAAGCCGGCAAAAGAGAAATCCTGTCACTCGCTCAGGCAACGGATGCGGGCATCTACGGCCGCAACCGTGTAGTTTATTACGTTAAAACGGGCGATGTGCTGGGCTCCATTGCCCAGCGCTACCGCGTGCGGGTGGCCGACATCCAACAATGGAATAACCTTTCAGGCACAACCATACGCACAGGCCAGCGGCTCATCATCTGGACAAAGCCACCGGTTAATTCACCGGCTGTAGCGGCTAACTCTAATCCGGCACCACAGCCGTTGGCGGATACCAAAATTTATACCGTACAACCGGGCGATACGTTGTGGTTAATCGCACGGAAATTTGAAGGACTCACCATCGAAAAAATTAAAGCACTCAATAACCTCAACTCAAATACCATTAAACCCGGCCAAACGCTTATCTTATCACGGTAA
- a CDS encoding DUF4837 family protein, whose product MKFAAFACLVVLAVSCNTKNNPEYLPVATGKPGDMILIMDSVQWKGPLGSELRKIFKAEIPGLPREEPMFNLIYVHPRKGSTLLTQIRNLVYVFTLDAETPGAKILKEGFDAETLSRIETDTSFFVSTATDEYARGQEVMYLFGKNEKSLIKHLQENAQYIRNFFNDIEKKRAVAALTGTSSTKALTEFLKKENGIEIRVPFGFKVADKQPDFVWLRQMDAKADKSVFITWKPYESEYQFLPDSLVSWRDNILKHYIFEDPDNPDSFVVTETTVPFKPVTARQLTFNNSFAMELRGLWKTNTNTMGGPFISYAVANRQTGLIYYLEGFCYSPGKDQRETIRELEAILSTFKVSDSKSAANTGKP is encoded by the coding sequence ATGAAGTTCGCAGCGTTTGCCTGTTTAGTTGTACTTGCGGTTTCCTGCAATACAAAAAACAATCCGGAGTACCTGCCCGTAGCAACCGGCAAGCCGGGCGACATGATTCTGATTATGGATTCAGTACAATGGAAAGGCCCGCTGGGAAGCGAGCTGCGAAAAATTTTTAAAGCCGAGATACCCGGCTTGCCCCGTGAAGAGCCGATGTTTAACCTCATTTATGTACATCCACGCAAGGGTTCAACCCTGCTTACACAAATACGAAACCTGGTTTATGTGTTTACACTTGATGCAGAGACACCGGGCGCTAAAATTTTGAAAGAAGGGTTCGATGCCGAAACACTTTCGCGCATTGAAACCGATACCAGTTTTTTTGTTTCCACAGCTACCGATGAATACGCCCGCGGCCAGGAGGTGATGTACCTGTTTGGTAAGAATGAAAAGAGTTTGATTAAGCACCTGCAGGAAAATGCACAGTACATCCGCAACTTTTTTAACGATATTGAAAAGAAGCGCGCAGTGGCCGCCCTTACCGGAACATCTTCAACAAAAGCATTAACCGAATTCTTAAAGAAAGAAAACGGAATTGAAATACGGGTGCCGTTCGGTTTTAAAGTAGCCGATAAACAACCCGATTTTGTGTGGCTTCGGCAAATGGATGCCAAAGCCGATAAAAGTGTGTTCATCACCTGGAAACCGTACGAAAGTGAATACCAGTTTTTGCCCGACAGCCTGGTGAGCTGGCGAGACAACATATTAAAACACTACATCTTCGAAGACCCCGACAACCCCGATAGTTTTGTGGTTACCGAAACCACCGTGCCTTTTAAACCGGTTACCGCACGGCAGTTAACATTTAATAATTCATTCGCGATGGAACTCCGTGGACTTTGGAAAACCAATACCAACACCATGGGCGGGCCGTTCATCAGTTATGCAGTGGCCAACCGGCAAACAGGACTTATTTATTATCTGGAAGGATTTTGTTACAGCCCCGGTAAAGACCAACGCGAAACCATCCGCGAACTGGAAGCCATTCTCTCCACGTTCAAAGTAAGCGACTCCAAATCCGCTGCAAACACGGGTAAACCGTAA